The Brienomyrus brachyistius isolate T26 unplaced genomic scaffold, BBRACH_0.4 scaffold88, whole genome shotgun sequence genome includes a window with the following:
- the LOC125727149 gene encoding uncharacterized protein LOC125727149, with the protein MHCLEIQSHLTPHAILLEKDPLSPEDCWAVLRAAKNDFLAILGKVYPEEKPLESAECCLVLYYLEATVILKHLQRPGVVEHMTVEEWMARSRTEPDHAVIGVKEHKTSAQQVATFALSSEEETWFDIYFTRVRPQLLSSKRSRMTTDDQGGDGRFFVSTAGRPIFNASNDLNRLHQKYKLDPVTSQMARRIFETATKDLSDQQKSLVADYLTHSSATADKHYRMKKSQNVVLASMLLKRLAGDLSADSAEEGSSCSAHGAARDAAIGSNQQMDVQAAFDQLLKTNPVTLDGDVPDKNVRTQTSGQFQRQLYERWLKAQMRMRVRHVLSHFGRRQPTESRVDAWIRKQGWRNNVPSAASVLKDWRPVGSVDTAIDCHHVQNLVRRQKWKGLVVVDIAGKGKGVCATRQFQAGEVVCDYHGPVVTATEGQRIHESTKEEESGYMFFFRNSQGIHKCVDAHSPECNCHPGIQTLGRLVNHSRKKANLRPRLYSTPEGQDIILLLSVRKINVGEELLFDYGVQRTSFRGEGLELSWL; encoded by the exons atgcactgcctggagatccagagcCATCTTACACC ACATGCCATCCTCTTGGAGAAGGACCCTCTCAGTCCAGAGGACTGCTGGGCCGTGCTGAGGGCTGCCAAGAACGACTTCTTGGCAATCCTTGGCAAGGTCTATCCTGAGGAGAAGCCCCTGGAGTCTGCGGAATGCTGCCTGgtcctctactacctggaggCCACGGTGATTCTAAAACATCTCCAGCGGCCAGGCGTGGTGGAGCACATGACC GTCGAGGAGTGGATGGCCAGGAGCAGGACAGAACCAGACCATGCGGTGATTGGTGTGAAGGAGCACAAGACATCGGCACAGCAAGTGGCCACATTTGCActgtcctctgaggaggagacg TGGTTCGACATCTACTTCACCCgggtacggccacagctcctgtCATCCAAGAGAAGCCGGATGACGACGGATGACCAGGGAGGAGATGGACGGTTCTTCGTCTCAACTGCAGGCCGTCCGATCTTCAATGCGTCAAATGACCTTAACCGGCTACACCAAAA atacaagctggatccagtcaccagccagatggcccggcggatctttgagacggccaccaaggacttgagtgaccagcagaagtctttggtggccgattacctcacaCACTCTAGTGCGACGGCTGACAAACATTATAGAATGAAGAAGTCGcagaatgtggtgctggccagtATGCTGCTGAAGAGGCTGGCAGGTGACTTGAG cgctgactctgctgaagaaggaTCGAGCTGCTCTGCCCAtggcgccgcacgggatgcCGCCATCgggtccaaccagcagatggatgtccaggcagcattcgatCAGCTACTTAAAACCAACCctgtgaccctggatggcgacgtgccagataagaatgtacggacacagacatcgggccagtttcagcgacagctctatgagcgctggctgaaggcccagatgaggatgcgtgtccgacatgtcctct cacactttggcagacggcagcccaccgagtcccgggtcgacgcaTGGATAAGGAAGCAAGGCTGGAGAAACAATGTTCCGAGCGCGGCCAGCGTCCTAaaggactggagaccagtgggCTCCGTGGACACCGCCATAGATTGCCACCACGTCCAGAACCTCGTCCGCAGGCAAAAGTGGAAGGGACTTGTTGTGGTGGACATTGCGGGGAAGGGGAAGGGAGTCTGCGCCACCCGGCAGTTCCAGGCTGGCGAGGTGGTTTGTGACTACCACGGGCCggtagtcacagccactgagggccagcgGATTCACGAAAGTACGAAAGAAGAAGAGTCAgggtatatgtttttttttagaaacagccagggcatccacaAGTGTGTGGATGCCCATTCACCGGAGTGTAActgtcacccaggcatacaAACTCTTGGCCGGCTGGTTAATCACTCACGGAAAAAAGCTAACCTCCGGCCAAGGTTGTATAGCACgccagagggacaggacattattttacttttatctgtcagaaaaataaatgttggggaggaGCTTTTATTCGATTATGGGGTGCAGAGGACATCTTTCCGGGGAGAGGGCTTGGAGCTCTCCTGGCTCTGA